A genome region from Paramisgurnus dabryanus chromosome 12, PD_genome_1.1, whole genome shotgun sequence includes the following:
- the slc25a24 gene encoding mitochondrial adenyl nucleotide antiporter SLC25A24 yields the protein MYQAIRKFVFTDSHCLGDESAKTFAELFEKLDVNKDGKVDVSELKTGLAAMGFSMGKGEAQKIVSSGDTDKDEGLDFEEFSKYLKEHEKKLMLTFKSLDKNNDGRIEVQEIQQSLKELGINLSDQAAEKILHSIDVDGTMSVDWNEWRQHFLFNPADDLQEIIRYWKHSTVLDIGDSLTIPDEFTEEEKTTGIWWRQLFAGGVAGAVSRTGTAPLDRMKVFMQVHASKTNNISLVSGFKQMIKEGGVASLWRGNGVNVIKIAPETAIKFMAYEQYKKLLTKEGGKIQPHERFMAGSLAGATAQTAIYPMEVLKTRLTLRKTGQYSGMFDCAKKIMKKEGVKAFYKGYIPNILGIIPYAGIDLAVYETLKNTWLARYAKDTANPGILVLLGCGTISSTCGQLASYPLALIRTRMQAQASLGSEQVSMSKLVQTILKKEGFFGLYRGILPNFMKVIPAVSISYVVYEYMRSGLGISK from the exons ATGTATCAGGCTATAAGAAAATTCGTGTTTACCGACTCGCATTGCTTGGGGGATGAAAGCGCGAAAACTTTCGCGGAGTTATTTGAGAAGTTGGATGTGAATAAAGATGGGAAAGTGGATGTGTCGGAGCTGAAGACGGGCCTGGCTGCCATGGGCTTCTCTATGGGGAAAGGAGAAGCGCAG AAAATTGTTTCCTCTGGAGACACTGATAAGGACGAGGGGCTGGACTTTGAAGAGTTTTCAAAGTACCTGAAAGAACATGAAAAAAAACTCATGCTGACATTCAAGAGTCTGGACAAAAATAATGATG GTCGCATCGAAGTCCAAGAGATTCAGCAGTCCCTTAAGGAGCTCGGCATAAACTTGTCAGATCAAGCTGCAGAAAAGATCTTGCACAG TATTGATGTAGATGGAACAATGTCTGTGGACTGGAATGAGTGGAGACAACATTTCCTCTTTAACCCAGCAGATGACCTTCAAGAGATCATACGCTATTGGAAACACTCCACT GTGTTGGATATAGGTGATAGTTTAACTATTCCAGATGAGTTCACCGAAGAAGAGAAAACCACAGGCATCTGGTGGAGGCAGCTGTTCGCTGGGGGCGTGGCAGGGGCGGTCTCTCGAACAGGCACCGCCCCTTTGGATAGAATGAAAGTCTTCATGCAG GTTCATGCCTCAAAAACGAACAATATCAGTCTTGTTAGTGGATTCAAGCAGATGATTAAAGAAGGGGGCGTGGCCTCATTGTGGAGAGGGAATGGAGTCAACGTCATAAAAATTGCTCCAGAAACTGCTATCAAGTTTATGGCTTATGAACAG TATAAGAAGCTGCTGACAAAAGAGGGTGGGAAAATCCAACCTCATGAAAGGTTTATGGCCGGATCTCTAGCAGGAGCGACCGCTCAGACAGCCATCTATCCAATGGAG GTGCTGAAGACCAGACTTACTCTGAGAAAGACCGGACAGTATTCTGGGATGTTTGACTGTGCCAAGAAGATTATGAAGAAAGAGGGAGTGAAGGCTTTCTACAAAGGCTACATTCCCAATATTCTAGGGATTATTCCTTATGCAGGAATAGATTTAGCAGTGTATGAG ACGCTCAAGAATACCTGGTTGGCACGCTATGCTAAAGACACTGCCAACCCAGGAATACTGGTGCTACTTGGCTGTGGAACCATTTCTAGCACATGTGGCCAGTTGGCCAGTTACCCCCTCGCCCTGATCCGCACACGCATGCAGGCCCAGG CGTCTTTGGGATCAGAGCAGGTGTCCATGTCCAAGTTGGTGCAGACTATCCTTAAAAAGGAAGGATTTTTTGGACTGTACCGTGGGATTTTGCCTAACTTCATGAAGGTCATTCCTGCTGTGAGCATCAGCTATGTGGTGTATGAGTACATGAGGTCTGGATTAGGCATTTCTAAATGA